One segment of Pantoea sp. Lij88 DNA contains the following:
- a CDS encoding DUF4186 domain-containing protein: MKVSDDLFTRLARSPFRQRFRLGRAEYDYANSKGEPVLRQHAAEFVAQRLAPAQPENDGKQTPMRGHPVFIAQHATATCCRGCLSKWHNIGQHQPLSAEQQAYVVTVLLAWITRQMQQPAPPVRVSRSQPKPDEDPQLALW, encoded by the coding sequence ATGAAAGTGTCTGACGATCTCTTTACCCGGCTGGCACGTTCGCCATTCCGCCAGCGCTTCCGTCTGGGACGCGCTGAGTATGATTATGCGAACAGCAAAGGCGAACCGGTGCTGCGGCAGCACGCCGCAGAGTTTGTGGCACAGCGGCTGGCACCTGCCCAGCCTGAGAATGATGGCAAACAGACTCCGATGCGTGGTCATCCGGTGTTTATCGCCCAGCACGCCACCGCGACCTGCTGTCGTGGCTGCCTGAGCAAGTGGCACAACATCGGTCAGCATCAGCCGCTGAGTGCTGAGCAGCAGGCGTATGTGGTGACGGTGTTACTGGCGTGGATCACCCGGCAGATGCAGCAGCCTGCGCCACCGGTTCGCGTGAGCCGAAGTCAGCCGAAACCGGACGAGGATCCACAGCTGGCGCTCTGGTAG
- a CDS encoding zinc-dependent alcohol dehydrogenase, with protein sequence MKALTYHGPHKVSVDNVPDPGLEAADDIILRVTATAICGSDLHLYRGKIPGTGHGDIFGHEFMGEVVEAGSAVTAVAKGDRVVIPFVIACGDCFFCLMSQYAACENTNSGRGAILNRKNITPPAALFGFSKLYGGVPGGQAEYVRVPKANTGPFKVPSVLSDEKVLFLSDILPTAWQAVKNAEVKPGSSLAIFGAGPVGLLSAACARQQGAEQIYMIDHNNYRLNFARERYGVIPINFDEIDDPAGWIIEHSTGNRGVDAVIDAVGFEAKGSLTETVLTNLKLEGSSGKALRQCIAAVRRGGIVSVPGVYAGFIHGFLFGDAFDKGLTFKMGQTHVHAYLPDLLKLIEQGHLTPEEIVTHHLPLEDAARGYDIFAKREEECRKVILVPGMAATQATI encoded by the coding sequence ATGAAAGCATTAACGTATCACGGCCCTCATAAAGTCAGCGTGGACAACGTGCCCGATCCGGGTCTGGAAGCCGCCGATGACATTATTCTGCGCGTGACCGCCACCGCCATCTGCGGTTCAGACCTGCACCTCTATCGCGGCAAAATCCCTGGCACCGGGCACGGCGATATCTTTGGTCATGAGTTTATGGGCGAAGTGGTTGAGGCTGGCAGCGCGGTAACCGCCGTCGCCAAAGGCGATCGGGTGGTGATCCCGTTCGTTATCGCCTGTGGCGACTGCTTTTTCTGCCTGATGAGCCAGTATGCTGCCTGTGAAAATACTAACAGCGGACGGGGAGCCATCCTGAATCGCAAGAACATCACTCCACCTGCGGCGCTGTTTGGCTTCAGCAAACTCTATGGCGGTGTGCCCGGCGGCCAGGCGGAATATGTCCGGGTGCCAAAGGCCAACACCGGCCCGTTCAAAGTGCCGTCGGTCCTGTCGGATGAGAAAGTGTTGTTCCTGTCAGACATCCTGCCCACCGCGTGGCAGGCCGTTAAAAACGCCGAGGTGAAACCCGGCTCCAGCCTGGCGATTTTTGGTGCCGGACCGGTTGGCCTGCTCAGTGCCGCCTGTGCCCGACAGCAGGGAGCCGAACAGATCTACATGATTGACCACAACAATTACCGCTTAAACTTTGCCCGCGAGCGCTATGGCGTTATCCCGATTAACTTCGATGAAATCGATGACCCGGCGGGCTGGATTATCGAGCACAGCACCGGCAATCGCGGTGTGGATGCGGTGATCGATGCCGTCGGGTTCGAGGCGAAAGGCAGCCTGACAGAAACCGTGCTCACCAATCTTAAGCTGGAAGGCAGCAGCGGTAAGGCGTTGCGTCAGTGTATTGCCGCAGTACGGCGTGGCGGTATCGTCAGCGTGCCGGGCGTCTACGCCGGATTTATTCACGGCTTCCTGTTTGGTGATGCCTTCGATAAAGGGCTGACCTTTAAGATGGGACAGACGCACGTGCATGCTTATCTGCCTGACCTGCTGAAGCTGATTGAGCAGGGCCATCTGACGCCGGAAGAGATTGTGACTCACCATCTGCCGCTGGAAGATGCCGCACGCGGTTACGATATTTTCGCCAAACGCGAAGAGGAGTGCCGCAAGGTGATTCTGGTGCCTGGCATGGCCGCGACCCAGGCCACGATCTGA
- a CDS encoding lipid kinase, giving the protein MSHHERTALLLINQRSRKGRTEASRAQMLLAQAGFVLLQPEEDETRSYSELIKAYAGRVDAVIVGGGDGTLNAAAPGLMQTGLPLGILPLGTANDFARTLGIPATLEQAVKIIADGQLRAVDLGEVNQHLFLNVSSIGFSAELARNLTAESKKRWGVGGYALAALRLLRQSRPFSATLIHQGQRTPVKTVQVSVGNGRFYGGGMTVEQRAAPDDGLLDVYSLELKQSWQLIALLPFLRRGTHGRWRNVRAFSTTELTIETRRPHYINADGEIIGQTPAHFRLIARALRVYAPADTSV; this is encoded by the coding sequence ATGTCTCACCATGAGAGAACCGCCCTGCTGCTGATTAATCAGCGCTCCCGCAAAGGCCGCACTGAAGCCAGCCGGGCGCAGATGCTGCTGGCTCAGGCCGGATTCGTCCTGCTGCAACCGGAGGAAGATGAGACCCGCAGCTACAGCGAACTGATCAAGGCGTATGCCGGTCGCGTTGATGCGGTGATCGTCGGTGGTGGCGACGGCACGCTCAATGCGGCCGCGCCGGGACTGATGCAGACCGGTCTGCCGCTGGGGATTTTACCGCTGGGCACCGCCAACGATTTTGCCCGGACGCTGGGCATTCCCGCCACGCTGGAACAGGCGGTGAAGATAATCGCAGACGGACAGTTGCGCGCCGTGGATCTGGGTGAAGTGAATCAGCACCTGTTTCTGAACGTCTCCAGCATCGGCTTTTCGGCAGAGCTGGCGCGTAACCTCACGGCGGAATCGAAAAAACGCTGGGGTGTGGGCGGTTACGCCCTGGCGGCGTTGCGGCTGCTGCGACAGAGCCGTCCGTTCAGCGCCACGCTGATACATCAGGGCCAGCGGACGCCGGTTAAAACGGTGCAGGTGTCGGTGGGCAACGGACGCTTTTACGGTGGCGGCATGACGGTAGAACAGCGCGCAGCCCCGGACGATGGCTTGCTCGATGTCTACAGCCTGGAGTTAAAACAGAGCTGGCAGCTTATTGCGCTACTGCCCTTTCTGCGGCGCGGCACACATGGCCGCTGGCGCAACGTGCGGGCATTCAGCACCACGGAACTGACCATTGAGACGCGTCGTCCCCACTACATCAATGCAGACGGCGAAATAATCGGTCAGACGCCCGCGCATTTCCGGCTGATCGCCCGTGCGCTGCGGGTGTATGCGCCCGCCGATACGTCAGTCTGA
- a CDS encoding YetF domain-containing protein: METVLRAAAIYLVLMVVFKIAGRRTLLQMTSFDLILLLIISEATQQALLGDDFSVTGAALTIITLVTIDIVLGKLKSRFPVVEQAIDGGPVILVENGNLLMDRLKMTGISPDDVLEAARSGPGLERFDQIKYAVLEVNGHISIIPRAEK; this comes from the coding sequence ATGGAAACGGTATTACGAGCGGCAGCCATTTATCTGGTGCTGATGGTGGTGTTCAAAATTGCCGGCAGACGCACCCTGTTGCAGATGACCTCTTTCGATCTGATTCTGCTGCTGATCATCAGTGAAGCGACCCAGCAGGCGCTACTGGGCGACGATTTTTCGGTGACCGGCGCGGCGCTGACCATTATCACGCTGGTCACCATTGATATCGTGCTGGGCAAGCTGAAAAGTCGCTTTCCGGTGGTGGAACAGGCGATCGATGGCGGCCCGGTGATCCTGGTGGAGAATGGTAATCTGCTGATGGATCGCCTGAAGATGACCGGCATCAGTCCTGACGATGTGCTGGAAGCGGCGCGATCCGGGCCGGGGCTGGAGCGGTTCGATCAGATTAAATATGCGGTGCTGGAGGTCAACGGGCATATCTCCATCATTCCCCGCGCGGAAAAGTAG
- a CDS encoding YetF domain-containing protein, with the protein MFSFDWHRFLLNDQPATFLFEVVARVLIAYLVVFTFLKVSGRRGVRQLSLFELVVILTLGSASGDVTFYDDVPVLPVIMVFVVLLALYRFTTWLTSHSSRFSRLIQGDVITLIKDGLYVLESLDRLNISEDEFFMELRQSGVEHLGQIRLALVEVDGQLSLYFYDDAEMRAGLSILPPEHRQDYSTVPVSGLYACTHCGQTQRIEAEQQAVCPRCQRQRWSAALSVRRLH; encoded by the coding sequence ATGTTCTCATTCGACTGGCACCGTTTCTTACTCAACGATCAACCGGCCACCTTTTTATTTGAAGTGGTGGCGCGCGTCCTGATCGCTTATCTGGTGGTTTTTACCTTTCTGAAAGTCTCAGGACGACGCGGCGTGCGTCAGCTATCACTGTTCGAACTTGTGGTGATCCTGACGCTGGGTTCCGCGTCCGGTGACGTCACGTTTTACGATGATGTGCCGGTGCTGCCGGTCATTATGGTGTTTGTGGTCCTGCTGGCGCTCTACCGGTTCACGACCTGGCTGACGTCGCACAGCTCGCGCTTTTCACGGCTTATTCAGGGCGACGTGATCACGCTGATTAAAGACGGGTTGTATGTGCTGGAGAGTCTGGATCGGCTGAATATTTCCGAGGATGAGTTCTTTATGGAACTGCGCCAGAGCGGCGTGGAGCATCTGGGACAGATTCGACTGGCGCTGGTGGAGGTGGATGGCCAGCTCAGCCTCTATTTTTACGATGACGCTGAGATGCGCGCCGGGTTAAGCATTCTGCCGCCGGAGCACCGGCAGGATTACAGCACCGTGCCGGTCAGCGGGCTCTACGCCTGCACCCATTGCGGCCAGACGCAGAGGATAGAAGCGGAGCAGCAGGCCGTCTGTCCGCGCTGTCAGCGCCAGCGCTGGTCTGCGGCACTGAGCGTGCGTCGGCTGCACTGA
- a CDS encoding HAAAP family serine/threonine permease: MKTTQTGTLGALESDVDTGWRKTDTMWMLGLYGTAIGAGVLFLPINAGVGGLIPLIIMAVLAFPLTFFAHRALTRFVLSGKNPAGDITEVVEEHFGVGAGKLITLLYFFAIYPILLMYSVAITNTVESLMVHQLGLVPPPRVLLSLLLIVGLMTIVRFGEKMIVKAMSVLVYPFVAVLMLMACYLIPHWHGAVLSTLNVQPAGSSLWMTLWLAIPVMVFSFNHSPIISSFALAKREEYGDAAEKKCSRILACSHLMMVVTVMFFVFSCVLSLSPEDLLAAKAQNITILSYLANHFQVPMIAWMGPLIAIVAITKSFLGHYLGAREGFNGMVNKALRSRGKTIAPARLNRLTALFMLLTTWLVATLDPNILGMIETLGGPIIAMILFLMPMYAIQKVPAMRKYSGHISNLFVVLIGLIAISAIFYSLVK, encoded by the coding sequence ATGAAAACCACGCAAACTGGCACGCTGGGCGCGCTTGAGAGTGACGTCGATACGGGATGGCGTAAAACCGACACCATGTGGATGCTGGGTTTATACGGCACGGCGATTGGCGCCGGTGTGCTGTTCCTGCCCATTAATGCGGGCGTCGGCGGGCTGATCCCCTTGATCATCATGGCGGTGCTGGCCTTTCCGCTGACCTTCTTTGCGCACCGCGCGCTGACCCGATTTGTGCTTTCCGGTAAAAATCCGGCCGGTGATATCACCGAGGTGGTCGAGGAGCATTTTGGCGTCGGCGCGGGCAAGCTGATTACGCTGCTCTATTTCTTCGCTATCTACCCGATTCTGCTGATGTACAGCGTGGCGATTACCAATACGGTTGAGAGCCTGATGGTGCATCAGCTCGGCCTGGTGCCGCCGCCGCGTGTGCTGCTGTCGCTGCTGCTGATTGTCGGCCTGATGACCATTGTGCGCTTCGGCGAGAAGATGATTGTCAAAGCGATGAGCGTGCTGGTTTATCCGTTTGTGGCGGTACTGATGCTGATGGCCTGCTACCTGATCCCGCACTGGCACGGCGCGGTACTTTCGACGCTGAACGTCCAGCCTGCGGGCAGCAGCCTGTGGATGACGCTGTGGCTGGCGATTCCGGTGATGGTCTTCTCGTTTAACCATTCGCCGATCATCTCCTCCTTTGCGCTGGCGAAGCGCGAAGAGTATGGCGATGCGGCAGAGAAAAAGTGTTCGCGCATTCTGGCCTGTTCGCACCTGATGATGGTGGTGACGGTGATGTTCTTTGTGTTCAGCTGCGTGCTGAGCCTGTCGCCTGAGGATTTGCTTGCCGCCAAGGCGCAGAACATCACGATTCTTTCCTATCTGGCTAATCATTTTCAGGTGCCGATGATTGCCTGGATGGGGCCGCTGATAGCGATTGTGGCGATCACTAAATCGTTCCTCGGTCACTATCTGGGGGCGCGTGAAGGGTTTAACGGTATGGTCAACAAGGCGCTGCGCAGTCGTGGTAAAACCATCGCGCCCGCCAGACTGAATCGCCTGACCGCACTCTTTATGCTGCTGACCACCTGGCTGGTGGCGACGCTGGACCCGAACATTCTCGGCATGATTGAGACGCTGGGCGGCCCGATTATTGCCATGATCCTGTTCCTGATGCCGATGTATGCCATCCAGAAGGTGCCTGCGATGCGGAAATACAGTGGTCACATCAGCAATCTGTTTGTGGTGCTGATCGGACTGATTGCTATCTCCGCAATTTTCTATTCGCTGGTGAAGTAA
- a CDS encoding cupin: MTEHEFRKLLAEQGFDEPLLIEREASAELDNHVHPFEALALILSGDITISTEQGDTTYHPGETFHLQPNELHREAFGAQGVSYLAGRKYE, encoded by the coding sequence ATGACCGAACACGAATTCAGAAAATTGTTAGCCGAACAGGGTTTTGACGAACCGTTGCTGATTGAGCGTGAAGCGTCAGCCGAGCTTGATAATCACGTTCATCCCTTTGAAGCGCTGGCACTGATTCTCAGTGGGGACATCACCATCAGTACCGAACAGGGCGACACCACCTATCATCCGGGTGAGACATTTCACCTGCAGCCGAATGAACTGCATCGCGAGGCGTTCGGCGCGCAGGGCGTCAGTTATCTGGCGGGACGTAAATATGAGTGA
- a CDS encoding AI-2E family transporter, protein MRFKGLNIGFFILILAIATVAFFDVLSPYFSSILWAAILAVIFHPLKTYLRTRLGDRNGVAALITLLCICLIVFTPLAIIASSLVVETNAVYHKLQTNSSQFPAVFADLLQHLPRWAKHFLSENNLDNAEQIQQKLSSFALKGGQYVAGSAFIIGKGTFSFTVGFGIMLYLLFFLLKDGSYLVHLILEALPLSTYVKHHLMVKFAAVARATVKGTVVVGIVQGILGGLAFWFTGIDGSLLWGALMAFLSLIPAVGSAIIWVPAAIFFFATGALWKGLFLVGFFVVIVGLVDNILRPLLVGKDTKMPDYMILIATLGGMEIYGINGFVIGPVIAALFIACWNLLSGRDNRENIEAIDEEFIEDGKKQSDTAAEAAAEAAAASAEAAAEAAEAETKALALKKETAEKKA, encoded by the coding sequence ATGCGTTTTAAAGGATTGAACATCGGGTTTTTCATTTTGATTCTGGCTATCGCCACCGTCGCTTTTTTTGACGTGCTTTCGCCCTATTTCTCGTCGATCTTGTGGGCAGCGATTCTGGCGGTGATTTTCCATCCGCTGAAGACATACCTGCGCACCCGACTGGGCGACCGCAATGGCGTGGCTGCATTAATTACCCTGCTCTGTATCTGCCTGATTGTGTTTACGCCGCTGGCCATTATCGCCTCGTCGCTGGTGGTTGAAACCAACGCGGTCTATCACAAGCTGCAGACCAACTCGTCGCAGTTCCCGGCCGTGTTCGCCGACCTGCTGCAGCATCTGCCGCGCTGGGCGAAGCATTTCCTGAGCGAAAACAATCTGGATAATGCCGAACAGATTCAGCAGAAGCTCTCTTCGTTTGCCCTTAAGGGCGGCCAGTATGTCGCGGGCAGCGCCTTTATCATCGGTAAAGGAACGTTCAGCTTCACCGTTGGCTTTGGCATCATGCTCTATCTGCTGTTCTTCCTGCTGAAAGATGGTTCCTATCTGGTGCATCTGATTCTGGAAGCCCTGCCGCTCTCAACCTACGTGAAGCATCACCTGATGGTGAAGTTTGCTGCCGTGGCGCGCGCAACGGTGAAGGGCACGGTGGTGGTCGGTATTGTTCAGGGTATTCTCGGCGGGCTGGCCTTCTGGTTTACCGGTATCGACGGCAGTCTGCTGTGGGGCGCACTGATGGCCTTCCTCTCCCTGATTCCGGCAGTCGGTTCCGCCATCATCTGGGTACCTGCGGCGATCTTCTTCTTCGCCACCGGCGCGCTGTGGAAAGGGCTGTTCCTGGTCGGTTTCTTCGTGGTGATTGTCGGTCTGGTGGATAACATCCTGCGTCCGCTGCTGGTCGGCAAAGACACCAAAATGCCTGACTATATGATCCTGATCGCCACGCTGGGCGGCATGGAAATCTACGGCATCAACGGTTTTGTTATTGGCCCGGTGATTGCCGCGCTGTTTATCGCCTGCTGGAATCTGCTCTCCGGTCGCGATAACCGCGAGAACATCGAAGCCATCGACGAAGAGTTTATCGAAGATGGTAAGAAACAGTCTGATACTGCCGCAGAAGCCGCGGCTGAAGCAGCAGCGGCCTCCGCCGAAGCGGCTGCAGAGGCTGCAGAGGCTGAGACGAAAGCCTTAGCACTGAAGAAAGAGACTGCGGAAAAGAAAGCGTAA
- a CDS encoding FAD-dependent oxidoreductase — translation MTPFTSFWQAGYEGADHINPSGLALSMNDLNQHQARADEDYAALAPFSICTVRESVGWRLCERDDGYDFSTVAARMQAAEQQGIQISWTICHYGWPAGVSLFDHDFVSRFAAFCGALARFLAPWYPQPPVYSPMNEISFVSWGISVGLFACEMSPASDRADAAKQQLVRATLAACDAIWQADPRARLLHCDPLIHIVPDPADPASVMLAREMCDTQYQAWDMLSGRRNPELGGAPRYLDLIGVNYYHDNQWEQGTNQRLYWHLGDSRRLPLHQMLQQVWQRYQRPLLLAETSHVGSGRGAWIGEIAAQVAQAQLAGAELLGICLYPILDRPLWEETTFWTRSGLWDLDLLGPDPYARQLQQPYADALQQAQRFLQHLQSPQQRQEHTMKPPVLIVFSHLRWGFVFQRPQQLLTRLAQHYRVLFVEEPVWQAGPPGLHQSSPAANITVIQPHTDSDAPGFHDSQIAPLQLLLTPLLEEDEQPLIWFYTPMALPLLTPFDPSLVIYDCMDELSAFRNAPRQLQQRESALMTRADLVFTGGSSLYEAKRDKHPQVYCFPSSVDAIHFEQARDRTNRHPLQEAIPPLRLGYYGVLDERIDLPLIAALADSHPEWQIIMVGPVVKIDPASLPQRDNIHWLGQQPYQALPQFLAGWDVCLMPFAINASTRYISPTKVLEYMAAQLPIVSTAIIDVARHYAEEVAVTETHAAFIAACEEAMAIGAAERLALAGRMQAKVDATSWDRTAEQIHGLIQQALTQRQPALTSASQTRAQANVTPLTPAMLESDAVPCLIIGAGPTGLSAGYHYGEGAVLLEKNGTPGGWCRSIDDQGFTFDYAGHIMFSQDPYVLQLYEMLLGDNLHWQAREAWVYSDGVYTRYPFQSALHGLPVEVVKECVLGAIEARYGETAVAAVPLDRARARRDCCADGAIPDEGSSSGSVEGEEDFQHFIMRTWGKGIARHFALPYNQKLWKVPLTDMETSWLGGRVPLPDLSQIIDGALQPLAKPVGPNARFGYPLRGGFQALMSGFLPHLKCTLETDTTLTRIYPQAHVALLADGRHYRYEQLISTMPLPELIKLMGDEVPENVQQAAQQLQFVSVRCVNLGIGRADLTEKHWIYYPGDTLFHRIFVQGNASPHCNPPGGFGLTCEITYNAANPLPLEGDALIERCRQDCIRVGMITEDDPLLCSSEVDMPYAYVVYDHARSDNVALIRQWLLTQDIHLSGRYSEWEYYNSDHAFLAGKRAAENVRLQHVSAETVG, via the coding sequence ATGACGCCCTTTACCAGTTTCTGGCAGGCCGGCTACGAAGGTGCCGACCATATCAATCCTTCTGGCCTTGCGCTGTCGATGAACGATCTGAACCAGCATCAGGCTCGTGCAGATGAGGACTATGCCGCGCTGGCCCCTTTTTCCATCTGCACGGTGCGCGAAAGCGTCGGCTGGCGCTTATGTGAACGCGATGACGGCTATGACTTCTCGACGGTCGCTGCCCGGATGCAGGCCGCAGAGCAGCAGGGCATCCAGATAAGCTGGACGATCTGTCACTACGGCTGGCCCGCTGGCGTCAGCCTGTTTGATCACGACTTTGTCAGCCGCTTCGCCGCCTTCTGTGGCGCACTGGCCCGCTTTCTGGCGCCCTGGTATCCGCAGCCGCCGGTTTACTCCCCGATGAATGAGATCTCCTTTGTCAGCTGGGGTATTTCGGTGGGGCTGTTTGCCTGTGAGATGAGCCCGGCGTCCGATCGGGCGGATGCCGCCAAGCAGCAGCTGGTGCGCGCCACCCTGGCAGCCTGTGATGCGATCTGGCAGGCCGATCCGCGCGCCCGCTTGCTGCACTGCGATCCGCTGATCCATATCGTGCCCGATCCCGCCGATCCGGCCAGCGTCATGCTGGCGCGTGAAATGTGCGACACCCAGTATCAGGCGTGGGACATGCTCAGCGGCAGGCGTAACCCGGAGCTGGGCGGTGCCCCCCGCTATCTCGATCTGATTGGCGTGAATTATTACCACGACAACCAGTGGGAACAGGGAACGAACCAGCGGCTTTACTGGCATCTGGGCGACAGTCGCCGCCTGCCGCTGCATCAGATGCTGCAACAGGTCTGGCAGCGTTATCAGCGGCCGCTGCTGCTGGCGGAAACCAGCCACGTTGGCAGCGGACGCGGCGCCTGGATCGGTGAAATCGCCGCACAGGTGGCGCAGGCGCAGCTGGCAGGCGCTGAACTGCTCGGCATCTGCCTCTATCCGATTCTCGATCGTCCCTTATGGGAGGAGACCACTTTCTGGACCCGCAGCGGTTTGTGGGATCTCGATCTGCTGGGGCCGGATCCGTACGCCCGCCAGTTACAGCAGCCTTATGCCGACGCCTTACAGCAGGCGCAGCGCTTTTTGCAGCACCTCCAGTCCCCACAACAACGTCAGGAGCACACCATGAAACCACCTGTTCTCATCGTTTTCAGCCATTTACGCTGGGGATTTGTTTTTCAGCGCCCGCAGCAGCTACTGACACGTCTGGCTCAGCACTATCGCGTGCTGTTTGTCGAGGAGCCGGTCTGGCAGGCGGGGCCACCGGGCCTGCATCAGAGTTCGCCTGCCGCGAACATCACGGTGATCCAGCCGCACACCGACAGCGACGCGCCCGGTTTTCACGACAGCCAGATCGCCCCGCTGCAGCTGCTGCTGACGCCACTGCTGGAAGAAGATGAACAGCCGCTGATCTGGTTCTATACGCCGATGGCGCTGCCGCTGCTGACCCCGTTTGATCCCTCCCTGGTGATTTATGACTGCATGGACGAGCTTTCCGCCTTCCGGAATGCGCCGCGCCAGCTGCAGCAGCGCGAATCCGCGCTGATGACCCGCGCCGATCTGGTCTTTACCGGCGGCTCCAGCCTCTATGAAGCGAAGCGTGATAAACATCCGCAGGTTTACTGCTTCCCCAGCAGCGTCGATGCTATTCATTTTGAGCAGGCGCGCGATCGCACTAATCGTCATCCGCTGCAGGAGGCGATTCCGCCGCTGCGCCTGGGCTATTACGGCGTGCTGGATGAGCGCATCGATCTGCCACTGATTGCGGCGCTGGCGGACAGCCATCCTGAATGGCAGATCATTATGGTCGGACCGGTGGTGAAAATTGATCCCGCCAGCCTGCCGCAGCGCGACAACATTCACTGGCTCGGCCAGCAGCCCTATCAGGCGCTGCCGCAGTTCCTGGCGGGCTGGGATGTCTGTCTGATGCCGTTTGCGATTAATGCCTCGACCCGCTACATCTCGCCAACCAAGGTGCTGGAGTATATGGCGGCGCAGCTGCCGATTGTCAGCACCGCGATTATCGATGTCGCACGCCACTACGCCGAGGAAGTGGCGGTGACAGAGACTCACGCAGCGTTTATTGCCGCCTGTGAAGAGGCAATGGCGATCGGTGCCGCAGAACGGCTGGCACTGGCGGGACGGATGCAGGCCAAAGTGGATGCCACCTCCTGGGATCGCACCGCAGAGCAGATTCACGGACTGATCCAGCAGGCACTGACGCAGCGTCAGCCTGCACTCACGTCAGCCAGCCAGACCCGCGCGCAGGCTAACGTCACACCGTTAACCCCGGCCATGCTGGAGAGCGACGCCGTACCCTGCCTGATTATCGGCGCCGGTCCCACCGGCCTGAGCGCCGGTTATCACTATGGCGAAGGCGCGGTGCTGCTGGAGAAAAATGGCACCCCAGGCGGCTGGTGCCGCTCGATTGACGATCAGGGGTTCACCTTCGATTATGCCGGTCACATTATGTTCTCGCAGGACCCGTACGTGTTGCAGCTCTATGAAATGCTGCTGGGCGATAATCTGCACTGGCAGGCGCGTGAAGCCTGGGTCTACAGCGACGGCGTCTATACCCGCTATCCGTTCCAGTCTGCGCTGCACGGCTTGCCGGTCGAGGTGGTGAAAGAGTGCGTGCTGGGCGCTATCGAGGCGCGTTATGGCGAAACGGCCGTGGCCGCCGTGCCGCTGGATCGGGCACGGGCGCGACGGGATTGCTGTGCGGATGGCGCAATCCCCGATGAGGGCAGCAGCAGCGGCAGCGTGGAAGGAGAAGAGGATTTCCAGCACTTCATTATGCGCACCTGGGGTAAAGGCATCGCGCGTCACTTCGCCCTGCCCTACAACCAGAAACTGTGGAAAGTGCCATTAACCGATATGGAAACGTCGTGGCTGGGCGGACGCGTCCCGCTGCCCGATCTGTCGCAGATCATTGATGGCGCGCTGCAACCGCTGGCGAAACCGGTCGGCCCCAACGCCCGATTCGGCTATCCGCTGCGCGGTGGTTTCCAGGCCCTGATGTCCGGCTTTTTGCCGCACCTGAAATGTACGCTGGAAACGGATACAACGCTGACCCGCATCTATCCGCAAGCGCATGTGGCGCTGCTGGCGGATGGTCGCCACTACCGTTATGAGCAGTTGATTAGCACGATGCCGCTGCCGGAGCTGATTAAACTGATGGGTGACGAGGTGCCGGAAAATGTGCAACAGGCGGCACAGCAGCTGCAGTTTGTCTCGGTGCGCTGCGTGAATCTGGGGATTGGCCGGGCTGACCTGACCGAAAAGCACTGGATTTACTATCCTGGCGATACGCTGTTCCACCGTATCTTTGTGCAGGGCAATGCCAGTCCGCACTGCAACCCGCCGGGCGGTTTCGGCTTAACCTGCGAAATCACCTACAACGCAGCCAATCCGCTGCCGCTGGAGGGTGATGCGCTGATTGAGCGCTGCCGTCAGGATTGCATCCGGGTCGGCATGATCACCGAGGACGATCCGCTGCTCTGCTCCTCGGAGGTCGATATGCCTTATGCCTACGTGGTCTATGACCATGCACGCAGCGATAACGTGGCGCTGATCCGTCAGTGGCTGCTGACCCAGGATATTCATCTGTCGGGTCGCTACAGCGAGTGGGAGTATTACAACTCGGATCACGCCTTCCTGGCCGGTAAACGCGCCGCTGAAAATGTCCGGCTGCAGCATGTCAGCGCAGAAACCGTGGGCTGA